The following nucleotide sequence is from Gemmatimonadota bacterium.
ATCTACTTCGCTCAAGAGACATTCCCGTCATTGACCAAACACATTGACAAGCAGCCCGACAACCGCGCAGGCGGCAATGATCATGGCGACAAAACAAGACCATTGCCACTTTTGGGCATTGCCAAAATCTTGTCGCAATCTGTCAATAGCGTATCTCAAATCTGAAATCGCTTGTGTCAATTCGCTACGTGTGTTATCTACTTCTGTTTCAACCCGTTGTTGCCGGTGAGAAAATTGGCCAAACTGACCCTTTAATTCCGCTTGTGTCTCTTCAACGGTTGCCATTGTAGTATCCTTATCTCACGAAATGAAATCACCAGTTTTAATATTATAGCGAGTTATGGTCATATTGTCCAGCCCTTGTTTTTTTGCACTTCACAGTAGAACGCCATGCGATCAACCATCACCTTCACAATTGTATTTCTATGGGCCTGTGCTTGCTCTGCCAGCGATCCGGTACAAACACTGACCTATTGCGACAATCTTTCCGGATGGTCCAGTGGTGTACAATTATCTAAAGACGCGCCAGAAGGTCGCTTTGCCGTCGCGGCTTCTCTGCCTGCAGGACGGACGGGATTTTTTACCTACAATTTTTTCAGCACAGGTCAGGACATTTCCCAAAGACACAGCTTGAGCTTCTGGTGGAAAGTAGAAGGCAATGGCCTGAGGGACCTCAAAATCAAAGTTCGCAACTATCCTCTGGTCGGTGGCATGGAAGCCGTATATACGATCTGGGAGGGACAAACACCACCTCAAGGATGGCAACTGGCCGTTATAGAACTGGCAAAGCCTCAATACGACAACTGGGGAAGAGAACCCGATTACAACCAGCGATATATCGTATTTAGAACCGAAACCAGTCAAAATTCAAACGTGCGCCTGTTCATTGACCATATTACAACCGTCAATCAGACCTTTTCATGGCAAGTTGACGCGCCAGTACATGAAAAAAGCTCCATTGATCATCTCGATTTTGATGGCAACGGAGCCGTTGGCTTTACTGATTTTCTTCTCTTCACCCAGAAATTTGGTGCAACACATACCGATGCGGGATATGACCCCCTCTACGACCTCGATTCTGACGGACAAATCGGTTTTGGTGATTTTCTCACTTTCGCCGCTGGGTTCGGCTCTGATGGCACACAGTGGTACATACCCATCACATTCGAAAACCACACCACACAACCATTGAGCATTGCGGTGGGAACCGAAACACAGCCCCTGTTGACACAAACGATTGAGGCGGGAACAACCCTGATCCGCGTGCCAATTCCTCGGGATATTCTCGCCTCACGCGACCCCACCGATACACATCCTATCCCAATTTGGGCGCAAGTTGCAGATTTTATCCAGACGCGGAGCAATTGGATATCCTACCTCCCCCAGCGTGTTCCCTCACGCACCTGGACACAATTCGTAGCGGCCAAAGAGAATGGCACAGAACCCATTTTACCCGATTTTTCATACTCAGGCTATCACTACTTTGACAAACCCGTTCCAGATATCCAGGGCGACGTATTCGACGTCACAGCTTATGGCGCCATCCCCAACGATGGCCTCTCCGATCAGGCAGCCATCGTACGTACAATTGCCGCAGCCGAGCAAAACAACGGCGGCATTGTCTTCTTTCCCCCAGGCGAATTTCTGGTGAACACCAATGCCGACAACAACCAGTCCATCTACATCCGCAACAGCAATATCGTCCTCAGAGGAAGCGGTAGCCGGAGCGGAGGTACAATCATCCGGCAAGTGAATTACATGCCGCCACTCAATCCCGAACAACTGTGGACATCGCCCTATATGTTCATTTTTCAGCCCAGCAACACCAGCGATAGAACCCTGACGTCCATTACGGAAAGTGCCACCCGAGAAACCTTCTATATCACAGTAGCAGACGCTTCCAGACTCGTTCCTGGTCAATGGATAACGCTATATATGAACAGCACTGCAGCCATCGCAGAATTTCTCGCACCGTACTCGGCAGAATCCATCTGGACCACCATGCTGACCAATGGTATCCAGGTGCGCGAAAAGCACAGCATAGCCGAAATACAGGGCAATCAAATTCGCCTCAATGAACCCCTGCACACCGATGTCAACCACACGCATAACTGGACCGTGCGCGAATATCAGCACCTTGAGGAAATCGGCGTTGAAGACATCAGCTTTCACGGCACCTGGCTGGATGATTTTGTCCACCACAAAGACGCCATTCACGATGGCGGCTGGAGTTTGCTCCGGCTCAACCGATGCGTCAATTCCTGGATACGGCGCACATCCTTCATCAATTGCAATCGCGCCCTTCACATCGGTTCGAGTTCTGCTATATCTGTGTACCACGTCACACAGGCGGGAAATCTGGGCCATTCATCTATTGCCAGCAATGGTGGTTATGGCGTATGGGTCGGGTTGTCAGAAGACCTCGCAGGCCACTGGCATGGACCGGGCACGAGCAGTCGCTCAGTAGGAACTGTGTATTGGCGGTATGACATGCGTCCAGATCAACGCATTGACGCCCATGGCGCCCAACCTTATGCCAACCTGCTCGACCGCGTCAATGGCGGTATCCTGTATGGCAGCGGCGCGTCCCTCGCCAATTATCCCAATCACCTCAAGCACTATGTCCTCTGGAATTTCAAACATAGAGGCATCCTGAGATACTACGATTTTTGGCGACCGGGCAACGCTCGCGATCGATTTGTGCAGCCCATCATCGTCGGATTGCACGGCGATCCCGCCACGTTTAATGAAAACACCCTCCAGGTCATCGAATCCAATGGCAGTCCTGTTGAGCCAGAATCGCTCTTCGAAGCCCAACTCGAATCGCGCCTCCAAACCCTTCCCCCCTGGCTCAACGATCTTCGCACAGAATGGGAAACATTTCGCAACACCCCACTTCCAAATTTTCCAGCACCGAATTTTTAAGCTTCTTCCTTCCTGAAATATCCCCTCTGCCGCATCAATAAACGATAGAGATCGGGATTTTTCTCAAATGCCTCGCGTCCGTGCAGCCAAAAATGGTTGTTGAGCACCACGAGATGATCGGGCGGTAAGGGTACCGAAACCACCCCCTGCGATGCTTCCATAGAATCGGAGAGATCGCGTAGATATCGACCCTGCTCAATAGTCTCGGGATAGACAAACTGATCGATAAAACACACACACGCTTTGCCGTCTTGCTCGTAGAACGTCGTTTTTTCAACCCTAACGGGATAATTCTTACTCGGCGGCGACTGATAGACCAGAGGCAAAGAGGCCAGCGGATGGCTGGCAAATTGCTCTAATGCCTCCCAATCATCCAGATGCAACAGCCGTGACTCTCCCCCCACCGCATCGTGCTCCGCCATCTTCATCATCAAAATCCAGTCTGTGTGTTCGCGAACATACGTGCCGTCGGTATGGAGCGTGAACAGACGATATGCCTGACGCAAATACGAATCGCTACTATCCGTATCCTTCACCTCAAAACAGGCGTAATAATTCCCCGTCATATCGTCAAAATTGGGAATCCCGATCGCATGCGAAACAGCCGTGCCAAAAGCAACGCGCTGATCCATCGTCTCCAACCCACCTTCAGCCGCAACAGTAAACCCCCCCGTTGCGCGGTCTCTAACCATTGCGTTGATATGCTCGAAAAAATCGCCACCGACGATATTTTGAAGACAATCGGCGGCGATCATTCTCAGATATGGCACATAAGTCAATCGCTGTTCCGAAAGATCTGCCACTTCGCGCACAAATGCCCCTGCGGCATCGGCATCAATTGTAATATGGTGCAGCCGGTGATGGTCGGGATGTTGTTTAACCGTGTAGTTCAAAACCAGACCCTCATGTTCCAAGATTATACTTGTTCATAAACGTCCGCATTGCCCGCGCCGGATGTCTTTGTTTATACGCGCTGAACACATCGGGAAAATCGCCAATCACAGTACGCGCCCGTTCCAATGCCTGTGCAACAACCTCGCGAGGTGGATCGCTCAGGGGATTTTTCTCCTCGGCATCCACATTCAAATCGTAAACCGTCGCCTCAGGCGACCTTGTCCCCACATCCATGTGTACGCTGTAGCGATCATCCCGCACATTAAAGTTCGTTGCCCAACCCGTTGTAATATAATCTCGAGCTGGTTCACACGCACCCGTCACACTTGCCCAGGCATCTGCCCCATCCATCTCTTCATGGTCAACGCCCAGCATATTGAGAATCGTCGGCGTAATATCCTGATTCTGCGTCCATATATCCGTTTCTTGCCCATGCGGCCCACCCGGATGGCGGACAATCCAATTGATCTGCGTATTAAATGGAAATAGCGCGTTACCGCCCTTGCCGAACCGTCCCCTATCCATCAGTTGCGTACCGTGATCGGATATGAACATCACCACTGTATCATCCCTCAGATTCAATCGGTCAATCGTTTCCAGCAAATGTCCAATCCAGCGATCTACAAATGTGACATAGCCCATATACAATGCTTTTGTGCGCTCAATTTCCGCATCGGTCGCATCGCCAATGGACAGGACACTATGATGGATATAATCCTTCACCGAGGGATCTGAAAAATAAGCATCGGCATACTGCCTTGGCGGATCCCATAACTCGTGTGGACTAAAACTATCAATCCACAGGAAAAATGGCTTGTTACCCCTATTGTCCTCCACCCATTGCGATGCCTCGCGAAACACTTGAGCAGCGAGATAATTCTCTTCGCCCTCCTGCCGATCCAGCATATTGAGCAAATACTGGACAATCACCGCATGTTTCCTGGGATCTGCATCCCCATCCCGTACATGCGCTGCCAGATCGATGCGCGACAGCGGTCCCGTGCGATATCCATCTTGTTCCTGCCCGCGAACAAAGCGCCACGACAAAAAACCCCGCGTGAAATTCTGCGTCGGTTTAAACATGTGATAGGTATCCGCGACTAAGCCCGTAACAAAACCCGCATCGTGCAGGCGTTCCGCGAGCGTATCCTGATCTGGCGGAATAGGATGCCAGCCAGAGCCTGCCGGCTGAAGCCCTTCATTTGGCGTATCGAACCGCCAGGGAAAAGACGGGATACCCGTAAACACACACCGCCGAAAAGGAATCGTCGGCAATCCCTCTGCAAAACAGCGATTAAAAATCAGGCCCTCAGAAGCCAACTGATCCAAATGAGGCGTTCTCACATGGCTCAACTTTTTGCCCGCTCCAACAATGTCTGCTCGAAACGTATCGCAACAGATTACGACCATATTCATAAAATTCTCCTTGTGAGATTCCTGTATTGATCTGCCCTATCCTATCCCATTATGATAATCTGCGAGTGCCAGCCTGTCAATATCAGCGGCATATTTCATTTTCAGGTTGACAAAAAATATAGAATATGTGAGATTTCTCCCCACCAAGAGTAGAGGCGCGTCCCGTCATCAGTAATCTGGCACAAGAAAGCGGATCTGTAGGCCAGATGAAAGGGTTGGGATGCCGAAGCCAATATTCCACCGCAGGGCATTTGGCTGGGTCAGCAGATAACATCTGCTGAACTGTCACGGGAAATGATCCCGTGGAGCACTCTCTTGTGGGCAGTCTCTGCTATATGCAGTCGGCATGCTTCTACTCTGGCAACCGACTGTTTTTTTATTTAGATCCGCAGAAAGGAAAAACCGATGTCCAAACTCAAAGTAGGAGTTCTCGGCGCAACCGGCATGGTCGGACAGCGCTTTGTCACATTGCTCGCCGATCATCCCTGGTATGAAGTCACCGCCGTTGCCGCCAGCCCGCGCTCTGCAGGAAAAATCTATCGAGAAGCTGTGAAAGGCCGATGGACGCAATGCGATATTGCCATTCCCGCAACAGTATCCGACCTCGTCGTGCAAGATGTGCGCGAAATTGACGCAATCGCATCACAAGTCGATTTCGTCTGTTGCGCGCTCGACATGGAAAAAGAAGAGATTTACAAACTCGAAGAAGCTTATGCAAAAGCCGAAACGCCAGTGATCTCCAATAATTCGGCGCACCGCTGGACCCCCGACGTGCCCATTCTTATGCCAGAAATCAATCCAGAACACGCCGAAATCATTCCGGAGCAGCGCAAACGCCTGGGTGCCCAACGCGGTTTTATTGCCGTAAAACCCAATTGCTCCATTCAGCCTTATGTACCGGCTTTTCACGCATTATCAGAATTTGGGCCTTCGAGTGCCTCTATATGCACTTATCAGGCCATTTCCGGTGCGGGCAAAACCTTTGAAACATGGCCAGAAATGATAGACAATATCATCCCCTATATCGGCGGTGAAGAAGACAAAAGCGAAAACGAGCCCCACAAAATCTGGGGCAAAATCGTCAAAGATGAAATTGTGCCCAGCCGCAGTCCGATCATTTCAGCCCAATGCGTTCGGGTTCCCGTCACAGATGGACACATGGCAGCCGTATCTGTATCCTTTGACAAAAAACCCACGGCAGAGGACATCCTTTCCCGCTGGCAAGACTACGCAGGAGACCGCAGAGCTACAGGACTGCCCTCCTCGCCCAAAACATTTCTCTCGTACATAGAAGGCGATGACCGCCCGCAGACGCGCTTAGACCGCGATGCGGAAAATGGCATGGGCATTACACTCGGTCGCCTCCGCGAAGACAATCTCTTCGATTACAAATTTATCGCCCTCAGTCACAATACTGTACGCGGTGCAGCAGGCGGTGCTGTCCTGATGGCCGAGCTCTTGACCCAGGAGGGATATATCTAAAACTACGTCACCGCGTTTTGTGTTCGTCCCTCCAAAAATGCGATCACATTCTCCACTGCGCCGCTATTGAGCAGATCGACACCTTCTGGCGTCATATCTGCACAATGCGGCGTAAGCACTACCTGTTCACACGCAAAAAGGGGATAATCGGGGGGTGTCGGTTCTTCCTCGTACACATCGATACCCGCTCCGCCGATATGCTCACTGTTTAACGCATTGACAAGAGCGTCCGTATCAACCACTGCGCCGCGCGCTCCATTTAGCAATAATGCACCTGCTTTCATCTTTTCCAACTCGGCCTCGCCGATCATCCCTCTGGTATCATCTGTCAACGCCACGTGCAGACTGACTACGTCAGAAGTTTCGAGCAGTGTATCTAACTCGACAAAACGCACGCCGAGTTTTTCCGCCCGTTCAGATGACGGATGAAATGTCCACGCGATCACCTCCATCCCAATCGCTCGGGCAAGTCGCGCCATCTCTGCGCCAATATTGCCCGCGCCAATAATCCCCAGGGTTTTGCCTTGAAGCATCACATTATCCCGCCGGGGCCAGCCTCCCTTTTTCATTTCTGCGGTCAAATATGCAGCGCGTTTTGCAACCGCAAACATCAGCCCAAACATGTGCTCTGCCACAACCGGTGCAGTTCTTCCCGGCTGGTTGCATATCACAATCCCACGTTTTTTTGCGGCCGCCAGATCAAACATATCTGTGCCAATAGAACACGTCGTAATCATTTTCAACTTTGACAATTGGCCAAACTCTTGCTCGCCCCACGTCACAGCACCGCGCGTGTTCATAATCACATCGGCATTCCTTACCCGTTCGACCTTTTCTTTGTCTGACATGGGTCGCGTATCGTAAAGCGTCACATCGCCATAACCTGCCAATCGTTCGAGATGGGGTGATCCCGCAATCTGTACCGGCTCATCGCCGGGCACCACAATCTGCACATAATCCTCCACTGCCATAGTGACTCCTTTCAGAAACATTGCTTCCCAAAACATCCTTTGGTATATTCATAGCTTTCTAAGGCATATAATGCAAACCATTTCGCCCAAGGAGTGCCAATGCCTCTGGCAAAATACCAGCGCATCGGACATCACAAAACCGTCGAATCATTCAAAGCACATATCAACAGCCTGGGGATTGACCTTCCCTGCGATGACGAAATTCTCAAAGCACCAGAATCTCCACTTGCCCAAACAAGCGAGTGTCAGGACTTTCGCATTGGCAATCGCTTTTGCATCCACCCCATGGAGGGCTGGGACGGCGAAATTGATGGCAATCCCTCGGAATATACCCTCCGGAGATGGCATAACTTTGGCCTTAGTGGTGCAAAATTAATATGGGGCGGCGAAGCCGTTGCCGTGCGCCATGAAGGACGCGCAAACCCCAATCAACTCTTTGCAGCCGAACATACCAAAGCCGGCCTGGGCAAACTTCGAGAAGAACTCCTATCGGCACACCGGAAATGCATCGGCAGCACCGATGACCTGCTCATCGGACTTCAACTGACCCACTCGGGTCGTTTTTGCAGACCCAATGACAAAATCAAACTCGAACCCCGCATTGTGTATCGCCATCCGATTCTCGACCGCAAATTTGGCATTAACTCGGACGACCCCTTGCTCTCCGATAGCGAAATCAAAAGCCTGATTGACGACTATCTCAGTGCCGCACGTATGGCGTATGACCTCGGATATCAGTTTGTCGATGTCAAACACTGCCACGGTTATATCGGTCACGAATTTTTAAGTGCCTTTACCCGACCGGGACCTTATGGGGGCTCATTTGAAAACCGAACCCGATTCCTTCGCGAAATCGTCGCGGGCATTCGCACAGATTGCCCTGGTCTCAAAATAGGTGTGCGCCTCAGCGCATTCGATTTTGTGCCTTTTTATCCCGACCCCGAACAATCCGAAGGCAAAAAACTCGGACCCGGCATTCCCGAAGATTTTTCCGAATACCTACCCTATAAATACGGATTTGGTATCGATGAAGACAATCCCATCGCCGCAAATATTGCCGAAACCTGTCGCTTCCTCGACTTGCTGCGCGAACTCGATATAGTGCTTGTCAATCTCTCAGCGGGCAGCCCTTACTACAACCCCCACATTCAGCGGCCTGCTTATTTCCCCCCCTCTGATGGTTATCAACCCCCTGAAGACCCACTCGTGGGCGTTGCCCGTCAAGTTGGCATTACCGCACAAATTAAAAAACAATTTTCTGATTTGCTCATCGTCGGTACGGCTTATTCCTATCTCCAGGAATTTCTGCCCCATGTTGCCCAAACGCTCGTGCGCGATGGCAAGGTAGATTTTATCGGTCTGGGGCGCATGGTGCTGTCTTATCCCGATTTACCCGTAGATGTACTCCAAAATGGCGAAACTTCCAAACGCAAACTTTGTCGAACCTTTAGCGACTGTACCACAGCCCCCCGAAATGGCATGATATCGGGATGCTTTCCACTGGATACCTACTATAAAAAATCCCCCGAAGGCATTGCCCTCAGGGAACTCAAAAAATCGATTCAATTGTGACACTTTATTTGTTGATCTGTGAACTGGTCTTCAGCACAAAGACTTCTTCCAAATTGTGGAAATTTACGCCCGGTGCCAGAATAACCTCTCTAAATAAACCCTGTACTTCATCCCCTACTTTGACGACCTGCCCCACGTAAAGTCCTTTTGGAAAGAGTTCGCCCAAACCAGATGATACGATCAAATCTCCAACTTTTATATCCCCTCGAAGCGACACGTTTTTTAAATAGAATGTGCCATCTTCAAAAGACACAATGCCATTTACGCGGCTGTGTCGCTGCACCACAGCACTGACCCGGCAGTTGTGATCTATAAGCAATTGTACAATAGCAGTATAGCCGTGTACTTCCACGATACGCCCCACCAACCCATCCGCAGTCACAACAGGCATGCGGGCCTGTATGCCTGCATTTGTGCCGGCATCGATCAATATCGTATTTGCATTTCGCGCGGGATTGCGTGCAATCACCCGTGCAGCGATATAAGATTTTTCAGCCGCCTGCTGCGACTTGAAATGCAATAAGGCATGGAGGCGTGCATTTTCAAGCTGGGCCTCTCTGAGTTTGAGCAATTCGAGAGAAAGACGCAAATTCTGATCGCGCAAAGCATCATTTTCGTGTCGCAGCGAAGAAACTCCCATTGGCCAGGCAAAGATACGGTGCCCAATAGATGTCAATCCAAAAACAATATTGTGTGCAAATCGCGCCTGTATTGAGGAATCGAACAATATCAATATTAACGACGCCAAAATTGCAACACCCAGCACAACTCCCTTACGGTGAACACGCAAAAAAACATGAATTCGCTGCATCGCTATTCCAAAACATTCCTGTAGCCATGGATATCTGCAAGTACTTTCCCCGTACCTCGCACCACACAGGTCAATGGATCATCGGCTACCATAACGGGTAAGCCGGTCTCATTGACCAATCGCCGGTCCAGCCCGCGCAATAGTGCCCCTCCTCCAGTCAAAATGATGCCATTGTCGAGAATATCGGCGGCCAATTCGGGTGGTGTATGCTCGAGTGTTCGGCGCACAGCATTAATGATTGCATTTGTCGAACCGGCCATCGCCTCCCTGATTTCTTTCGAATGGACAGTAATAACTCGGGGAATCGCCTGTACCATCTCCAGCCCGCGACACGTATGTTGCAGTTCTTCATCGAGCCCCACGGCAGTGCCAATAGCGCACTTGATTTGCTCTGCGCTGCGGCTTCCCACCAGCAGATTGTGTTTGCGCTTGAGAAATTGTACAATGACTTCTGTCAATTCATCGCCCGCTGTTTTAATTGATACGGACGTCACAATACCAGATAGTGCAATCACAGCGATCTCAGTTGTTCCGCCGCCAATATCAACGACCATAGACCCTACCGCATCCTCTATGGGCAACCCAACGCCAATCGCAGCCGCCATGGGTTCTTTGATCAAATAAACTTCGCGGGCACCTGCGCGATCAGCAGCTTCTCTTACAGCGCGCATTTCAACAGGCGTAACACCAGAAGGCACACAAATTACAACGCGCGGCCTGACCAGCAGTTTGTTTTTTTGTACTTTGGAAATAAAAAAGCGCAGCATTTCCTCAGTCACATCAAAATCGGCGATAACGCCATCGCGGAGCGGGCGCACTACCTCTATATCCGGTTTTTCGCGCCCAAGCATTTCTTTCGCCTGAGCACCAATGGCCAGGGGTTTGCGCGTATGACGCTCAAGGGCAACAATTGAAGGTTCATTGATCACAATGCCCTGCCCTTTGACATAAACCAGTGTATTGGCAGTTCCCAGATCAATACCAATATCATTAGAAAACAAGTTTGAAAACCAAAAAGCCATAGCTGAAGTATCTCCCACCGGAATTTATAAAGCGAACAATAATCCGGCAAAATTAGTTGAAAAAATTGGTCTGTATTTCTCGGTATTCACAACTGCCTGTCGGAAAAACGTTGAATGGCAGCGAGAAGACGACTTCTGAATAGGGGGAAAATTAACAGAAGTGGAAAAAGGGGAGAAAAGATGCAGAATAATAACTCTTTAAAAAAATAAAGTCAAGTAACGAGAGACAATATGTTGTGGGAAAATATCCTTGACATTTCTTTCTGGCAATCTGAAATTTGTCATCCAGATCATTTGACAAATCTCGGTATTGGAGGTCCTATTGAAAATTCGGAAAGCAGTAATCCCCGCAGCGGGGCATGGCAGTCGCATGCTGCCCGCCACCAAAGCCCTGCCCAAAGAGATGATGCCCATTGTTGACAAGCCGGCGATTCAATACATCATAGAGGAACTCGTCAACTCGGGTATTGAAGACATCCTGATCATCACGGGCCGGGGAAAGCGTGCAATTGAAGATCACTTTGATCGCAATGTCGAAATCGCCCATGCATTGCATGAACGCGCAGATCTAAAAATGCTCGAAACACTGGACCGGATCGAACAACTGGCCGACATCCATTACGTGCGACAAAAAGACCAGTTAGGTACAGGACACGCCGTTCTCAAAGCCCGCAAACATATTGGCGACGAACCCTTTGCCGTTCTTTACGGCGACGACCTCGTTGTTTCGGAGCGCCCTTGCATTGGGCAAATGATAGAGCACTATAACAGGTACAGCAGCTCAATCCTCGCAGTCAAAGAAGTACCGCAAGAACACATCAGTAGTTATGGCGTTATTAAAGGCAAACGCATAAACGATGTCTATCTCGTTGAGGGACTCATTGAAAAACCCGATCCGACAAGAGCGCCATCAAATCTCGCAACCCTTGGGCGCTATATCTTTGGGCCCGAAATTTTTGACTTCCTCGAACAGATTGAACCCGCCGAAAATGGAGAATATCAACTCACCGACGCCATTGAATTGATGAGCCAATCCCGAGCGGTTTACGCCTGCGCCATCGAAGGGGAGTGGCATACAGTGGGCGATCTTCTTTCATATCTCAAAACCTCCGTGGCCTTTTCCCTCACCCATCCGGCCATTGCCAAAGATTTT
It contains:
- a CDS encoding rod shape-determining protein, yielding MAFWFSNLFSNDIGIDLGTANTLVYVKGQGIVINEPSIVALERHTRKPLAIGAQAKEMLGREKPDIEVVRPLRDGVIADFDVTEEMLRFFISKVQKNKLLVRPRVVICVPSGVTPVEMRAVREAADRAGAREVYLIKEPMAAAIGVGLPIEDAVGSMVVDIGGGTTEIAVIALSGIVTSVSIKTAGDELTEVIVQFLKRKHNLLVGSRSAEQIKCAIGTAVGLDEELQHTCRGLEMVQAIPRVITVHSKEIREAMAGSTNAIINAVRRTLEHTPPELAADILDNGIILTGGGALLRGLDRRLVNETGLPVMVADDPLTCVVRGTGKVLADIHGYRNVLE
- the galU gene encoding UTP--glucose-1-phosphate uridylyltransferase GalU, producing the protein MKIRKAVIPAAGHGSRMLPATKALPKEMMPIVDKPAIQYIIEELVNSGIEDILIITGRGKRAIEDHFDRNVEIAHALHERADLKMLETLDRIEQLADIHYVRQKDQLGTGHAVLKARKHIGDEPFAVLYGDDLVVSERPCIGQMIEHYNRYSSSILAVKEVPQEHISSYGVIKGKRINDVYLVEGLIEKPDPTRAPSNLATLGRYIFGPEIFDFLEQIEPAENGEYQLTDAIELMSQSRAVYACAIEGEWHTVGDLLSYLKTSVAFSLTHPAIAKDFRKYLRELIPLLEEKKKSL